A section of the Plasmodium knowlesi strain H genome assembly, chromosome: 3 genome encodes:
- a CDS encoding protein transport protein Sec24B, putative, giving the protein MNNHIGGKASAEVSSGRNNTGDSGVHGRSFNPSHSSVQPRGDKINDKFKFSGEVGKSNLLVDTNENQINTRSSDNNSCKNSNMNRDTNSSSENVGNANGNNYHNRAHVGRIYSGRPCEQSNQQSNIPNGDPVNHLRSHPNLGEPRERAEDNPPHAQNNHSGSTNGNHQMMDSNKNCPVNVLYNYTTPSGQHNRNSITSDIPTDVYIDSQPNEGDVYRTNPWQSKQGNSTSSPANENNAVTVSCSNDQQRSASSAAESVYVHHVVSNIASHTPNDNIMHATNNSLNNTSDVQRNAIQVNLVRGAPNDKNSFDRLNEKTYQIYGSFHDGSPNAASAGAQFNSLGNQAGSGHINQVHQDVRGAWAGGPQSNGTYNSAAYSNVGQSNVGQSNAQYSNTPYSNPPNSNPPYNNPPNSNTPYSNPPNSNTPYSNPPNSNPPYSNLPYSNTSYSNPSYSNAPPSSATDHHSVYQTAYQHRAVNQPSGNLPTANQSSAQNFHGAHGSSVGNPFASRPFGSASYRGNAATTADPNVIEKREDHPGGVTNRQKYEQSDEESVESSSSENSSENENEVTDKGEEIYTLLKKTINRIDMNKIPRPIINYQERKKKKNLKVFETCKYISPPSYYQPYISIDTGKADPRFLKSTLYQIPLFSETLKLSQIPFGIIVNPFACLNEGEKIDKVDMKDIINDKEENIEILRCPKCLGYLHATILEDISSTVQCVFCDTNFLVNENVLFDIYQYNEKIGHKESNQNEYGNSLSPLLKGSVDIMIPPIYYHNVNNFKLTYTYLNKNINQTASMITNKIMSLTKHISSSLVANDSRGGNKATTASAFGDSGDANFLAGGGYTNYGGAGGYNTYDNHDVVNNRVGTNTTNHLYGKDQDVQNFDNVTDNTNFTIHDMKNLLCEKNGEPDSAKIRRNSFLAKYPQVKNMLPPYFVFVVECSYNAIYNNITYTILEGIRYAVQNVKCPQTKIAIITFNSSIYFYHCKRGKEEGDGSGKSGNHQVIVMSDVDDPFLPLPLEDLFFGCVEEIDKINTLIDTIKSVSTTMQSYGSCGNSALKIAMEMLKERNGVGSICMFYTTTPNCGLGAIKELKKDLQENFMEVKQKIFYDSLLLDLYAFNISVDIFIISSNNVRVCVPSLQYVAQNTGGKILFVENFLWQKDYKEIYMNIMDTLTSEDIGYCCELKLRYSHHMSVKKLFCCNNNFNSIISVDTIKIPKIRHDQTFAFLLNYSDISESKKQIYFQCACMYTNVWGDRFVRLHTTHMNLTSSLSTVFRYTDAEALMNILIKQLCTNILHNDNYSKIIIDNLAAILFSYRINCASSAHSGQLILPDTLKLLPLFTSSLLKHNVTKKEILHDLKVYSLIKLLSMPIISSLLYVYPVMYVIHIKGKTNEIDSMDVDDDLFIPKTIPSSAEKIYSNGIYLLDACTHFYLYFGFHSDANFAKEIVGDTPTEKNAHELNLTDTPSGQKVQRIIKNLSRIHHFNKYVPLVMVAPKSNLEEHLISLCVEDKADKEYSYVNFLCFIHKLVHKRIDES; this is encoded by the exons ATGAATAATCACATAGGGGGAAAAGCAAGTGCAGAAGTGAGCTCAGGAAGGAATAATACCGGTGACAGTGGGGTACATGGACGTAGCTTCAACCCTTCCCACTCTTCTGTTCAACCCCGTGGTGATAAAATTAACGATAAATTTAAATTCTCAGGAGAAGTGGGAAAATCAAATCTGTTAGTAGACACAAATGAAAATCAAATCAACACCAGGAGCAGTGACAACAACAGCTGCAAAAATTCAAATATGAATAGGGATACAAATAGTAGTTCAGAAAATGTGGGAAATGCTAATGGGAATAATTATCATAACAGAGCTCATGTAGGAAGGATATACAGTGGTAGACCATGTGAACAGAGTAATCAGCAGTCTAATATCCCTAATGGGGATCCAGTTAACCACCTAAGGAGTCATCCGAATTTAGGTGAACCAAGGGAAAGGGCGGAGGATAATCCCCCCCATGCACAGAATAATCATTCAGGAAGTACCAATGGGAATCACCAAATGATGGACAGCAATAAAAACTGTCCAGTCAATGTTTTATATAATTACACCACCCCTAGTGGACAACACAACAGAAATAGCATTACTAGTGACATTCCCACAGATGTATACATCGATAGTCAGCCGAACGAGGGCGACGTGTACAGGACAAACCCATGGCAGAGTAAACAAGGGAATAGTACAAGTTCCCCTGCAAATGAGAATAACGCCGTTACCGTTTCGTGTAGTAATGATCAACAACGAAGTGCATCCAGTGCAGCAGAATCGGTGTACGTCCACCATGTGGTTTCTAACATAGCTAGCCACACTCCAAATGACAACATTATGCATGCGACGAATAACTCCTTAAATAACACAAGTGATGTGCAACGAAATGCTATACAGGTTAATTTGGTGAGAGGTGCtccaaatgataaaaatagttTTGATAGACTCAATGAAAAGACGTATCAAATATATGGGAGCTTCCACGACGGCTCCCCCAATGCAGCGTCTGCTGGTGCACAATTCAACAGCTTGGGTAACCAGGCGGGTAGCGGCCACATTAATCAGGTGCATCAGGACGTTCGCGGCGCATGGGCAGGGGGGCCGCAAAGTAATGGTACGTATAATAGTGCTGCGTATAGCAACGTTGGACAGAGCAACGTTGGACAGAGCAACGCCCAGTATAGTAATACCCCATACAGTAACCCTCCAAATAGCAACCCTCCATATAATAACCCTCCAAACAGCAACACTCCATACAGTAACCCCCCAAACAGCAACACTCCATATAGTAATCCTCCAAATAGCAACCCTCCATATAGTAACCTTCCATATAGTAATACCTCGTATAGTAACCCCTCCTATAGTAATGCCCCCCCTAGTAGCGCGACGGACCATCACAGTGTGTACCAAACAGCGTACCAGCATCGCGCCGTCAACCAACCCAGCGGTAATCTGCCCACCGCTAACCAGTCGAGTGCGCAGAACTTTCATGGAGCACACGGAAGCAGCGTTGGAAACCCCTTTGCCAGTAGACCATTCGGGAGTGCGTCATACAGAGGAAATGCCGCCACCACTGCTGACCCAAACGTGATCGAAAAACGGGAGGATCACCCAGGTGGGGTGACGAACAGACAGAAGTACGAACAGTCAGATGAGGAATCCGTGGAAAGTTCGAGTTCCGAAAATTCAAgtgaaaacgaaaatgagGTAACagataaaggagaagaaatatacacgctgctaaaaaaaacgataaaCCGTATagatatgaacaaaatacCAAGACCTATAATAAATTAccaagagagaaaaaaaaaaaaaaatttaaaagtatTCGAAACCTGTAAGTatatctcccccccctcctattATCAACCCTACATATCCATTGACACGGGAAAAGCAGATCCGAGATTTTTGAAAAGCACGTTGTATCAGATTCCCTTATTCTCAGAGACGTTAAAGTTATCACAGATTCCTTTTGGAATTATTGTAAATCCTTTTGCATGTCTaaacgaaggagaaaaaatagacaaaGTCGATATGAAGGATATCATAAAcgataaagaggaaaatatagaAATTCTGAGATGCCCTAAATGTCTAGGTTACTTGCATGCAACTATATTGGAAGATATTTCTAGCACAGTACAGTGTGTTTTCTGCGACACGAATTTTTTGGTTAATGAAAATGTACTATTTGATATATACCAGTATAATGAAAAGATAGGACATAAGGAAAGTAATCAGAATGAGTACGGGAattctctttctcctttgcTAAAGGGGAGTGTCGATATTATGATTCCCCCCATTTATTACCATAATGTAAATAACTTTAAATTGACGTACACCTACctcaataaaaatattaaccaAACGGCGTCCATGATTACGAATAAGATTATGTCTCTAACGAAGCATATTTCTAGTTCGCTCGTTGCGAATGATTCAAGAGGGGGTAATAAAGCGACTACAGCTAGTGCTTTTGGTGATTCTGGGGATGCAAACTTCCTTGCAGGTGGTGGCTATACAAATTATGGAGGGGCAGGAGGCTATAACACGTATGATAATCATGATGTGGTTAACAACCGAGTGGGTACTAACACAACGAATCATCTCTATGGAAAGGACCAGGATGTGCAAAATTTCGACAACGTGACGGACAATACGAATTTTACAATACATGATATGAAAAATTTgttatgtgaaaaaaatggagaaccgGATAGTGCCAAAATTAGAAGAAATTCCTTCTTGGCGAAATATCCtcaggtaaaaaatatgttgcCTCCCTACTTTGTCTTCGTTGTGGAATGCTCTTACAATGCCATTTATAACAACATAACGTACACGATTTTGGAGGGTATTAGGTACGCGGTGCAGAATGTGAAGTGTCCGCAGACGAAAATTGCCATCATTACGTTCAATAGTtcgatttatttttaccactGCAAGAGGGGTAAAGAGGAAGGAGATGGTAGCGGCAAGAGTGGTAACCACCAGGTGATCGTGATGAGCGACGTGGACGACCCATTTCTGCCCCTGCCGCTGGAGGACCTTTTTTTCGGGTGCGTCGAAGAGATAGACAAAATTAACACCCTCATAGATACGATAAAATCGGTGAGCACGACGATGCAGTCATACGGATCCTGCGGCAACAGCGCACTGAAAATTGCCATGGAAATGTTGAAGGAGAGAAACGGGGTGGGTAGCATATGCATGTTCTACACTACGACACCCAATTGCGGATTAGGCGCTATTAAGGAGTTGAAGAAGGACTTGCAAGAGAACTTCATGGAAGTAAagcagaaaatattttacgatTCGCTACTGCTGGACTTATACGCATTCAACATCAGTGTAgacatttttattatctcGTCAAATAATGTACGTGTGTGTGTTCCTTCTCTACAATATGTTGCGCAAAACAccgggggaaaaatattatttgtaGAGAATTTCTTATGGCAAAAGGATTACAAGGAGATCTACATGAATATAATGGACACGTTAACATCTGAAGACATTGGATATTGTTGTGAGTTGAAGTTAAGATATTCACATCACATGTCGGTGAAGAAGTTGTTCTGTTGTAACAACAATTTTAATTCTATCATCAGCGTCGACACGATTAAGATCCCCAAGATTCGTCATGACCAGACGTTTGCTTTTTTACTGAACTATTCGGATATATCAGAGagcaaaaaacaaatttatttccaGTGCGCTTGTATGTATACCAACGTGTGGGGGGATCGCTTTGTTCGTCTTCACACAACCCACATGAATTTGACTTCATCGCTAAGTACAGTCTTTAGGTACACCGACGCGGAGGCCTTGATGAACATCCTCATTAAGCAGCTCTGCACCAACATCCTCCACAATGATAATTACTCCAAGATCATCATCGATAATTTGGCggccattttgttttcctacCGAATAAAT tGTGCCTCGTCCGCACATTCAGGTCAGTTGATCCTCCCGGATACGCTAAAGCTGCTTCCGCTCTTTACCTCCTCTCTTCTAAAACACAATGTCACGAAGAAGGAAATCTTACATGACCTCAAGGTGTACAGCTTGATAAAGCTCCTGTCCATGCCGATCATATCTTCCTTGTTATACGTGTACCCAGTAATGTATGTAATTCACATAAAGGGTAAAACGAACGAGATAGATTCCATGGATGTAGACGATGATCTGTTTATTCCAAAAACGATACCGTCCAGTGCGGAGAAGATTTACTCGAATGGGATTTACCTGCTCGATGCATgtacccacttttacctttactTCGGGTTTCACTCTGACGCAAATTTCGCCAAGGAG ATTGTTGGAGATACCCCGACGGAGAAAAACGCGCATGAACTGAATCTGACGGATACCCCCAGCGGAC AAAAAGTGCAGCGTATAATTAAGAACCTGAGCAGGATTCACCACTTCAACAAATATGTCCCCCTGGTGATGGTTGCCCCCAA ATCGAACCTGGAGGAACACCTCATATCTTTGTGCGTTGAAGACAAAGCCGACAAGGAATATAGCTACGTGAACTTCTTATGTTTTATTCACAAATTGGTTCACAAAAGGATTGATGAATCGTAA
- a CDS encoding ag-1 blood stage membrane-like protein gives MFGTKFIFNIFKNKFNSISKKCVNYVIKSYKRTCPHISDFEPFASMYYFSGLHNYRTFYLLVKINEIFNINKYKHIYIIFSTDKYDFETDEIPTNKKNRIHIDQRVDIKIRQCDETLKVDLFTTKLTKKVHIGQINIDINTSVINKSFPKNEWFVCFKDGQEICKVQMSFYKIQKYACPNECMFIQDGLEIWKNKSKSPRKKNIDLQNIHKEFYDDEKNLSLIDVDTDINDISLMQKLMLMSFVLEQEICVFDFYAYVPKYMSAKEIMGEWFLCFLCFKDGKEQDVINIETIIERNIHRDINIPMLNILRIVVDSKNNTNANIIYTYENEKYQLSIHSENNLSYIIDAITIFTNELKVLKESCGEKLELRKKMITQEANMKKLMGKRRLVSPRFRRNIPKSAHKMIREMYVQKDSLETTAGERDEFMNDVLEEEPMSGEPIGPNQDEKEIYREKEAEGTNVTYGENAIEGENDLSPNNTLPKGNPQMMEHGRGENPPNGTAIEAAQEN, from the exons ATGTTTGGAACAAAATTCAtcttcaatatttttaagaacaaattTAATAGCATATCGAAAAAATGCGTAAACTATGTTATAAAGAGTTACAAAAGGACGTGTCCGCACATCAGCGACTTCGAGCCATTTG cGTCCATGTACTACTTTAGCGGCCTGCACAACTACAGAACCTTCTACTTGCTAGTAAAAATCAACGAAATATTTAACATAAATAAGtacaaacatatatacatcatATTCAGTACGGATAAATATGACTTTGAAACGGATG AAATACCGACCAACAAGAAAAACAGGATACACATCGACCAGCGAGTGGACATAAAAATCAGGCAGTGCGATGAAACCCTCAAAGTGGACCTGTTCACAACAAAATTAACGAAGAAGGTTCACATTGGACAAATTAATATAGACATAAATACGAGCGTCATCAACAAGTCTTTTCCCAAGAACGAGTG GTTCGTGTGCTTCAAGGATGGGCAAGAAATATGCAAAGTGCAAATGTCCTTTTACAAAA TTCAGAAATATGCATGCCCCAACGAGTGCATGTTCATACAGGATGGACTCGAAatatggaaaaacaaatccAAGAGtcccagaaaaaaaaatattgactTGCAAAATATCCACAAGGAGTTCTATGACgacgaaaaaaatttgtcccTAATAGATGTGGACACG GACATAAACGATATAAGTCTGATGCAGAAACTCATGCTAATGAGCTTCGTACTGGAACAAGAAATCTGTGTATTCGATTTTTACGCATATGTGCCAAAGTACATGTCGGCGAAGGAGATAATGG GGGAGTGGTTCCTTTGTTTTCTCTGCTTCAAGGACGGAAAAGAACAAGATGTGATTAACATCGAGACGATAATCGAACGAAACATTCATCGAGACATAAACATCCCCATGCTAAATATTTTGCGAATCGTGGTGGACAGCAAAAACAACACCAACGccaatattatatatacgtatgagAATGAGAAGTACCAATTGAGCATTCACTCGGAGAATAACCTCTCCTACATCATCGATGCTATAACGATTTTTACCAACGAG cTAAAAGTCCTCAAAGAATCTTGTGGAGAAAAACTGGAGCtgcggaaaaaaatgataacgcAAGAAGCTAACATGAAAAAGTTGATGG GAAAAAGACGACTGGTTTCCCCCAGGTTCAGACGCAATATCCCGAAAAGTGCCCACAAAATGATAAGGGAAATGTATGTACAGAAAGACAGCCTTGAAACAACAGCAGGAGAAAGAGACGAATTTATGAATGACGTCTTGGAGGAAGAGCCGATGAGTGGTGAGCCAATAGGACCGAATCAGGATGAGAAAGAGATATAcagagaaaaggaagcagAGGGGACGAACGTTACATATGGGGAGAATGCGATAGAAGGGGAGAACGATCTTTCCCCAAATAATACACTACCGAAAGGGAATCCACAAATGATGGAACACGGAAGGGGAGAAAACCCCCCAAATGGAACTGCCATAGAGGCGGCAcaagaaaattaa